GCGACGGGCAGCATAAAAATTTGTAGTACGATTTTCATAATAATTATAACGAAGCAGTTTAGATGCAAATTTTTCCGGTATTTTAGACATAAAAGTATCTGCATCAAATATAATATCAATTCCCTGCAAGGGTGTTCCCTTCAAATCGGGCACTCCATCATCCTGATTTTTAGGAATGTAAGGCACAATGGATTCTTGCAATTTAGAACGGATATATCCGATAAAATACCAAAACATAGAACAAGATACTAAATTCTCTTCTTCAAACAACTGCTTATTGAGTACTGGTATCAGACAAGCACAATGATTTAATAATGTCACAATCTCATCAAAGGCATTTCCCTTCACCAAAAGCGACTCTCCTACAGCACGACAATGATATACGTGTCCGGAAATATCCAATCTTTCTCGCAATGGCGCAACTAATTCCGGATATCCCTCCGGATATAGAATAATTAAATCTCCGTAATATTCTCGAATGTCAAAATGTGAATCCGAAATCAGTTTCATACGTTTCTCCCTATTGTAATATTTTTTATTTTCCATTACAAAAATCTTTTTTTCTTTTCTATTATAAAGGCTTTGTCGCAAAATAGCAATAGATTTCGAAAAAACAATATTTTTGCCATATAAATTTTCAATTAAGCAAATTGACCCTATCCCAATCTGTTTTATAAATTAGAATTTATTATTTTTTCAAGTTACCCTTTTGTATATTTTCTTTAATTATTTCATCAGTTACTTCAAACAATCTGTCCGAACCTAATTTGGTTTTACTTTGTCTTTTATAAACTTGTTCCGCCGTGACATTGTGTTGACGCCAATCACCACCATTATTGTTATTATTTAATATCAGCGGTTGGAGATTATCCATGGAATGAGCAAATTTAGCTTCAGCTGTTTCATATGCTTCAAATTCATCGAACAGGTCTATTAATTCTTTTGCTTGTTCTTCTGGTAAAATAGAAAATATTCTTTGTTTTGCAATATCCTCTCTTGCTTTTTGAGATTGCAATCTTTCCAAATCATACGCATATGTATCTCCGGAATCTATTTCAACAATGTCGTGAATCAAACACATCAGCATAACCTTTGCTATATCAATATTTTCATTTGTGTATTCCTTGAGAACATATGCCATAATTGCCATATGCCAGGAATGTTCAGCGTCGTTTTCATTTCTTCCGTTATTTGATAAATGTGTTTGTCTGAACACGTTCTTAAGCTTATCAATTTCTAATGCAAAATCTAATTGCTTTTTAATACGAATATCCATAACTCACCCTCGATTTTTCTTTATTGAACTGATTATATCACAAATTTATAGTATTTCAACGATGTATTACAGAAACAAACATATAAAAAAACCGACTTGTCAAAACAAGTCGGTTTTTGTGGAAAGGTTGTACAAATTCGAAACCCTTTGAATTTTTGACCTATATGTTTGAACCACTACACATTATTTCTTTTTGGATTTAAGTGCTTTTATAACTTTTTTACACAAAACTAATTCGCTTGTAAAATCCGAGCGTGCTCTAATTGTTTTGCCATCTATGTTTGTTTCAACAATTTTCTTGTGTCGCTTTTTTAACCTTTTATAATAATTTTTAATCAAAGGAATGAAACGAACATCCTTTAATTTTTCAATAACCCAAAGATAAGGAATACCATAATAATCTTTTTCTTCTTCGAAAAGTTCAAGAAACCATTCATCGATTAATGTTTTTTCTTCATCAGAAAGATTATCA
The sequence above is drawn from the Oscillospiraceae bacterium genome and encodes:
- a CDS encoding HD domain-containing protein; the protein is MDIRIKKQLDFALEIDKLKNVFRQTHLSNNGRNENDAEHSWHMAIMAYVLKEYTNENIDIAKVMLMCLIHDIVEIDSGDTYAYDLERLQSQKAREDIAKQRIFSILPEEQAKELIDLFDEFEAYETAEAKFAHSMDNLQPLILNNNNNGGDWRQHNVTAEQVYKRQSKTKLGSDRLFEVTDEIIKENIQKGNLKK